The Horticoccus luteus DNA window TCCGGCTCGATGCTCGCCGAGGATTATTCGCGGCTCGGTCAGGCGGTGAACCGCTTGCAGGCGATCAAGCCCGTCATCCAGGCGTTCATCCACGACCGTCCCAGCGATCGCATCGGCATCGTCGTGTTCGCCGGTCGCGCCTACACGATGGCGCCGCTCACGTTCGATCACGATTGGCTCGAGCGTCAGGTCGATCGGCTCAAGATCGGCCTCATCGAAGACGGCACCGCGATCGGCGACGGCCTTGGCGTCGCGTTGACCCGCCTCGAGCAGGCCAAACGCGAAACGGCCGGCAAACGCCAAGGCGCGTTCATCATCCTCCTCACCGACGGCTCCAACAACCGCGGCGCACTCTCGCCGATGCAGGCCGCCGACCTCGCCGCCTCGCGCGACATTCCCGTTTACACCATCGGCGCCGGACGCGATGGCATCGTGCCCTACCCCGTGCTCGACGATCAAGGCCGCCGCATCGGCACGCGCCGGATGGTTTCTGATCTCGACGAAGGCACGCTCCGCGACATCGCGACGAAAACCCACGGCCGTTACTATCGCGCCGACGACAATCGCACGATCAAGTCCGCCTTTGCGGCCATCGATCAGACGCAGAAGATCGAATTCCAGGCGAAGAGT harbors:
- a CDS encoding VWA domain-containing protein encodes the protein MKPFMFHDPLWLLLLVVALPAVLWLRGRRHVPVLIVPFAAAWHRPSLTSVSRWPAALAILGLVLLAIALARPQRVEDKREVHTQGYDLVLAIDLSGSMLAEDYSRLGQAVNRLQAIKPVIQAFIHDRPSDRIGIVVFAGRAYTMAPLTFDHDWLERQVDRLKIGLIEDGTAIGDGLGVALTRLEQAKRETAGKRQGAFIILLTDGSNNRGALSPMQAADLAASRDIPVYTIGAGRDGIVPYPVLDDQGRRIGTRRMVSDLDEGTLRDIATKTHGRYYRADDNRTIKSAFAAIDQTQKIEFQAKSYLLTTELFPWLAVPGCLLLLAAALLARPLWRAEALV